A single Oryza brachyantha chromosome 8, ObraRS2, whole genome shotgun sequence DNA region contains:
- the LOC102712562 gene encoding LOW QUALITY PROTEIN: vesicle-associated protein 4-1 (The sequence of the model RefSeq protein was modified relative to this genomic sequence to represent the inferred CDS: inserted 1 base in 1 codon), which translates to AELTIPPPPALAVSGLXPPPPRATQTKPPLPPSPTIRGAGGDDGAPLLLGEPPAVTRAIAHAQGGEEEEGGSSSLGLCRMPLWGTGSSAPAAASPAEGSAAGAGGDAPRASSGGGAAVIRSLLPTRRRLRLDPPTKLFFPYEPGKQVRSAVRIKNISKSHVAFKFQTTAPKSCFMRPPGGILAPGESIIATVFKFVEHPENNEKPLDKCKVKFKIVSLKVKGPMEYVPELFDEQKDQVAVEQILRVVFLDAERQTPQMDKLKRQLAEAEAALEARKKPPEETGPRIVGEGLVIDEWKERRERYLARQQIEGVDSV; encoded by the exons GCTGAATTGACaattccaccgccgcccgcactCGCAGTCTccggtc ctcctcctccgcctcgcgcCACCCAAACCAaaccccccctccctccctcccccaccatacgcggcgcggggggcgacgacggggcgccgctgctgctcggAGAGCCACCGGCGGTGACCCGTGCCATCGCGCACGCGCaggggggagaggaggaggaaggcggcagcagcagcctcgGCCTGTGCCGCATGCCGCTGTGGGGGACAGGCTcgtccgcgcccgcggcgGCCTCGCCCGCCGAGGGcagcgccgccggagccggaggggATGCGCCCCGCGCGTCGTCCGGCGGGGGCGCCGCCGTCATCCGCTCGCTGCtgcccacccgccgccgcctgcggctCGACCCGCCCACCAAGCTCTTCTTCCCAT ATGAGCCTGGGAAGCAAGTCCGTAGTGCAGTCAGGATCAAGAACATCAGCAAGTCTCATGTAGCATTTAAG TTCCAAACAACAGCACCAAAGAGTTGCTTCATGAGGCCTCCAGGTGGTATACTTGCTCCAGGGGAGAGCATCATAGCTACAG TTTTCAAGTTTGTGGAGCATCCTGAGAATAATGAGAAGCCATTAGATAAATGCAAGGTTAAGTTCAAGATTGTCAGTCTGAAAGTCAAAGGACCTATGGAGTATGTCCCAGAACTG TTTGACGAACAGAAAGACCAAGTAGCAGTTGAGCAAATTCTGCGTGTTGTGTTCTTGGATGCTGAGCGTCAAACTCCC CAAATGGACAAGCTCAAGCGCCAACTTGCTGAAGCAGAGGCAGCCCTTGAGGCACGCAAGAAACCTCCAGAGGAAACCGGTCCCCGTATTGTTGGCGAAGGCCTTGTAATTGATGAATGG AAGGAACGAAGAGAACGATACCTTGCTCGTCAGCAGATTGAAGGGGTTGATTCAGTGTAG
- the LOC102712838 gene encoding external alternative NAD(P)H-ubiquinone oxidoreductase B2, mitochondrial-like: MRWTAFIWEGASRAFSHRPTFTNLVLVLGAASSGGLVAYADSKSDDVLDKPEGPPKKKVVVLGTGWGGTTFLRNLDSRLYDVQVISPRNYFAFTPLLPSVTCGTVEPRSVVEPIRRILEKKGGDIKFWEAECFKIDSENKKIHCRSNIRTNLDGNGEFLVDYDYLVIAVGARSNTFNTPGVEENCYFLKEVEDAQKIRRNVMDCFERASLPYLNEEERKKNLHFVVVGGGPTGVEFAAELHDFVTEDLSKLYPSIQHLVRISLIEAADHILTMFDKRITEFAEDKFGRDGIDVKTGYKVVKVSKDAITMQNPATGDISVPYGMAVWSTGIGTRPFISEFMKQIGQGKRRVLATDEWLRIRECDGVYAVGDCATINQRRVMDDISEIFRVADKDNSGTLTVKEIQDVLDDIYVRYPQVELYLKSRQMNGIADLVRTAKGDAEKESIELNIEEFKKALSLVDSQVKNLPATAQVASQQGQYLARCFNKMKDAEENPEGPIRIRGEGRHRFRPFRYRHLGQFAPLGGEQTAAQLPGDWISIGHSSQWLWYSVYATKQISWRTRALVISDWSRRFIFGRDSSCI; this comes from the exons ATGAGGTGGACGGCCTTCATCTGGGAGGGCGCGTCCAGGGCCTTCAGCCACCGCCCCACCTTCACCaacctcgtcctcgtcctcggcgccgccag TAGTGGAGGCCTAGTAGCATATGCGGATTCCAAATCAGATGATGTTCTTGACAAGCCCGAAGGACCACCCAAGAAGAAAGTTGTTGTTCTTGGCACCGGCTGGGGTGGCACCACGTTCCTGAGGAATCTTGACAGCAGATTGTATGATGTTCAGGTCATTTCACCTCGGAACTACTTCGCGTTCACACCACTGCTCCCAAGTGTCACTTGTGGGACAGTTGAGCCAAGGAGCGTTGTTGAGCCAATTCGTAGGATTTTGGAGAAG AAAGGTGGAGATATCAAGTTCTGGGAAGCAGAATGCTTCAAGATTGATTCAGAAAACAAGAAGATCCATTGCCGGTCAAATATCAGGACGAATCTTGATGGAAATGGTGAATTCTTGGTTGACTACGACTATCTTGTGATAGCGGTTGGAGCTAGGTCTAACACATTTAACACTCCTGGTGTTGAGGAGAATTGCTACTTTTTGAAG GAAGTAGAGGATGCCCAAAAGATCCGAAGGAATGTGATGGACTGCTTCGAGAGAGCAAGTCTGCCTTACCTGAatgaagaagagaggaagaagaacctTCACTTTGTTGTTGTAGGTGGTGGACCTACAGGCGTGGAATTTGCAGCAGAGTTGCACGATTTTGTTACCGAAGATCTATCCAAGCTGTATCCTTCTATTCAGCACCTTGTCAGGATATCATTGATTGAAGCTGCAGATCACATACTGACCAT GTTTGACAAGAGGATAACTGAATTTGCTGAGGATAAGTTTGGAAGGGATGGCATTGATGTGAAAACTGGATACAAAGTTGTGAAGGTTTCTAAGGATGCAATTACCATGCAAAATCCAGCCACTGGAGATATCTCAGTTCCTTATGGAATGGCTGTTTGGTCCACTGGTATTGGTACCCGACCCTTTATATCAGAGTTCATGAAACAAATTGGGCAG GGCAAACGGCGTGTTTTGGCCACTGATGAATGGCTAAGGATCCGTGAATGCGATGGTGTCTACGCTGTAGGAGACTGTGCTACGATAAACCAGAGGAGAGTGATG GATGACATCTCAGAAATATTCAGAGTTGCAGATAAAGATAACTCTGGAACCTTGACAGTGAAAGAAATCCAAGATGTCTTAGATGATATCTACGTAAGATATCCGCAGGTGGAGCTCTATCTTAAGAGTAGGCAAATGAATGGAATTGCTGATCTAGTAAGGACTGCCAAAGGTGATGCTGAAAAGGAATCTATAGAACTGAACATTGAAGAATTTAAGAAGGCTCTTTCTCTTGTGGACTCTCAAGTCAAAAATCTGCCTGCAACTGCTCAG gTTGCTTCACAGCAAGGACAATATTTGGCTAGGTGCTTCAATAAGATGAAGGATGCTGAAGAAAACCCTGAAGGCCCAATTCGTATAAGGGGAGAAGGCCGTCATCGTTTCCGCCCATTCAG GTACAGGCATTTAGGCCAATTTGCCCCACTAGGAGGTGAGCAGACTGCGGCACAGCTCCCCGGTGATTGGATCTCCATTGGCCACAGCTCACAGTGGCTCTGGTATTCTGTGTACGCAAC TAAACAAATAAGTTGGCGCACGAGGGCACTGGTGATCTCTGACTGGAGCCGTCGCTTTATCTTCGGTAGGGACTCGAGTTGCATATAG